The DNA segment GGCCGTTGCGGGGTGGACGGGGAATGAGGGTCATGATACGTATAACGCCGGAAGTTATACGTAACATGTCCGGCCGGTCCGGACGGGAAGGGGCAGGGATGGCCGCGGGATACGCGGAACTGCTCAGGACCCGGCACGCGGCCCGGCTCCTGGTGGGGACGCTGGTCGGCAGGCTGCCGAACGCCACGGCGGCGCTGGCCGTCGTCCTCTTCGTACGCGCCCAGGGCGGCAGCTACGCCCTGGCCGGCGCGCTCTCCGCGGTCTACGGCGTCTGCAACGCCCTCGGCCAGCCGCTGCTGGGCCGGGCGGTGGACCTCTACGGCCAGCCGCGGGTGATGCTGCCCGCCTCGGTGCTCTCCGCACTCGGCATGGCACTGCTCGCGGGCGTCGGCCTGGACGTGCTGTGGCTCGCCTATGCCGCCATGGTGATCGCCGGTTTCTTCACCCCGCCCCTGGAGGGCGGCCTGCGGGCGCTGTGGCCCGGGGTCCTCCAGCGCGCCGACCGGGTGCACGCCGCCTACGCGCTGGACGCGGTGGCGCAGGAAGTCATGTTCGCGGTGGGGCCGTTGCTGGTGACGCTGTGCGTGGCGGCCTGGTCCGAGGGGGTCGCCCTGCTGGTGATCAACCTGCTCGGGGTCCTCGGGGCGCTCTCCGTGGTCGTCTCCGAGCCGTCCCGGCGCTGGCGCAGCGGGCCGCGTGAGGCGCACTGGCTGGGGGCGCTGCGCTCGGCCGGGATGCTGGTGCTGATCGGGGCGTTCCTCTTCGTGGGGCTAGCGCTGGGCTCGATCGCGGTCGCCGCGGTGGCCTACGCCGACGAGCACGGCGGCGGGATGGTCTCCAGCTTGCTGCTGTCCGCGCTGGGGGTCGGTGCGCTGATCGGGGGGCTCGGCTACGGCGCGCGCGAGTGGCCGGGGCGGCCGGAGAGCAGGCTGCGGCTGCTGGTCACGCTGCTGGCGCTGGGCTATCTGCCGCTGGTGCTGGTGCCGGGGGTGGCCGGGATGACGGTCTTGACGGGTGTCGCGGGGGTGTTCCTGGCGCCGGTGCTGGCCTGTGCGTTCGTGGTGGTGGACCGTCATGCGCCGCGGGGCACGGTGACGGAGGCGTTCTCCTGGCTGGTGACGACGTTCGGTGTCGGCTCGGCGGTGGGCGCTTCCGTGGTGGGACCGGCCGTGGAGGGCGGTGGCGCGGTGGCGGGATTCGCGGTCGCCGGGGCCGGCGGGCTCGCCGCGCTGCTCGTCCTTTTGTCGACGAAGCGATTTCTCGGGGATCCCGTGTCGCGTCCCGAGGGTGCGGCTCCGGCGGAAAATGATCGCAACGGGACTGTCGAACCCGGTTTCAGAGCAGGCCGTCAGGCGTAATGTTCAGTCATGGACCGCCGCATTTTCGGGCTGGAGAACGAGTACGGCGTCACGTGCACGTTCAGGGGACAGCGCCGACTGTCGCCTGACGAAGTGGCGCGGTACCTCTTCCGCCGTGTCGTGTCATGGGGCCGCAGCAGCAACGTCTTCCTGCGGAACGGCGCCCGCCTGTACCTGGACGTGGGTTCGCACCCGGAATACGCAACTCCCGAGTGCGACAACGTGACCGAGCTGGTCACGCACGACAAGTCCGGCGAGCGCATTCTCGAGGGCCTGCTCGTCGACGCCGAGCGCCGCCTGCATGAGGAGGGAATCGCGGGCGACGTCTATCTCTTCAAGAACAACACCGATTCGGCGGGAAACTCCTACGGGTGTCACGAGAATTATCTCGTCGCCCGTCATGGTGAGTTCTCCCGGCTCGCGGACATCCTCATTCCGTTCCTCGTCACCCGTCAGCTGCTGTGCGGCGCGGGCAAGGTGCTGCAGACGCCGCGGGGCGCCGTCTACTGCGTCAGCCAGCGCGCGGAGCACATCTGGGAGGGCGTCTCCTCGGCGACGACCCGTTCCCGGCCGATCATCAACACCCGCGACGAACCGCATGCGGACGCCGAGCGCTACCGCCGGCTGCATGTCATCGTCGGCGACTCCAACATGTCCGAGACGACCATGATGCTGAAGGTCGGGGCCACCGACCTCGTGCTGCGCATGATCGAGGCGGGCACGGTCATGCGGGACCTGACGCTGGAGAACCCCATCCGGGCCATCCGCGAGGTCAGCCACGACATCACAGGCCAGCGCAAGGTGCGGCTGGCCAGCGGGCGCGAGGCATCGGCGCTGGAGGTCCAGCAGGAGTACTACGAGAAGGCCGTGGACTTCGTCGACCGCCGCGGCATCCGTACGGGCACCGTCGAGCGGGTCCTGGAGCTGTGGGGCCGCACGCTGGAGGCGATCCGGGACGAGCAGCTCGACCGCATCTCCACCGAGATCGACTGGGTGATGAAACATCAGCTCATCGAGCGGTATCGCACCAAGAACAACATCACCATGTCCCACCCCCGGGTGGCGCAGATAGACCTCGCGTACCACGACATCCACCGCCGCCGGGGGCTCTACTACCTCCTGGAGCGCAAGGGGCAGGCGGCGCGGATCTGCAACGACTTGAAGATCTTCGAGGGCAAGTCGGTGCCGCCGCAGACCACGCGGGCCAGGCTGCGCGGCGACTTCATCCGCCGTGCGCAGGAACAGCGACGTGATTTCACGGTGGACTGGGTACACCTCAAGCTGAACGACCAGGCGCAGCGGACGGTCCTGTGCAAGGACCCCTTCCGGTCGGTGGACGACCGGGTGGAGAAGCTGATCGCAGGTATGTGACCCGCGGGGAATGCGGAAATGTGCCGGGAGTGCAAGCTCCCGGCACATTGCCGTGTTGTGCCGGGAAAGGTGTGGGGGGTCAGGTCGTAGAGTGGCGGACATTGCCCACCCACCCCACGAGCCCGAGTTGGTCGAATGAACCTCACGAAGAACACCCGTCGCGCCGCTGCCGCTGCGCTGGCCGTGCCCGTCCTGCTGTTCACCGCCGCCTGCGGGTCCGACAACGGCGAGGGTGCGTCGGGCGACGCCGTCGTCAAGGTCGAGGGCAAGACAGGGGCGCAGCCCAAGATCACGGTGCCGAAGGGCGCCAAGCCGTCCGACAAGGCCGTCACCAAGACCCTCGTCGAGGGCAAGGGCGCCACGGTCAAGAAGGGCGATGTGGTCCGGCTGGACTTCAGCGCGAAGTCGATGAAGGGCCAGAACCTCGGCAGCAGCTGGACGCCGCAGCCGGGCGCCAAGCCGGGCGGCCCGCGTACCCAGGTCGTCGGCGAGGTCTCCGACCAGCCGACCCAGCAGATGCTGCCGCCGAAGGTGATGTCCGCGGTCACCGGTCAGAAGGTCGGCAGCCGCTTCGAGGTCGAGGGCACCGCCAAGGCGCTGATCGGCGCGGGTCTGAACCCGCAGTCCGGCATCAAGCCGCAGGACGGCCTGGTGTGGGTCGTCGACGTGGTCGGTGCCAAGAAGGTCGACAAGAAGGCCCAGGCCCAGGGCGAGCAGGCGTCGCCGGAGAGCGGGATGCCCGAGGTGAAGGCCGCGGACGAGAAGGCCGCGAAGATCACCATCCCCAAGGGGGAGAAGGCGCCCAAGGACCTCAAGGAGCAGGTCCTGATCCACGGCAAGGGTCCCGAGGTGAAGGCGGGCCAGGGCCTGATCGCGCAGTACACCGGCGTGAAGTGGGAGGACGGCAAGAAGTTCGACTCCTCCTGGGACCACGGTGGCGCGACAGCCTTCCAGATCGGCACCGGCAGCGTCGTCCAGGGCTGGGACAAGGCGCTGGTCGGCAAGCGCGTCGGTGACCGGGTGGAGATCGTGATCCCGCCGAAGCTGGCCTACGGCAACAACCCGCAGAGCGGGCTGGACAAGAACACCCTGGTCTTCGTGGTCGACATCGTCGGCACGGTCTGACGGCTGCCCCGGCAAGATCTGCAAGACTGGCCCGGTAATCGTAAAGATTCGTAAGTAGGAGCACATCCGTGAGCATCGACAAGCCCGAGATCGACTTTCCTGAGGGCCCGGCTCCCACCGAGCTCGAGATCGTGGACCTGACGGAGGGCGACGGGCCGGTCGCCAAGGCCGGGGACACCGTCTCCGTCCACTACGTCGGCGTGTCCTTCAGCACCGGCGAGGAGTTCGACGCCAGCTGGAACCGCGGCAAGCCGCTGCAGTTCCAGCTCGGCGCCGGCCAGGTCATCGCCGGCTGGGACCAGGGCGTGCAGGGCATGAAGGTCGGCGGCCGCCGCCGGCTGACCATCCCCGCGCACCTCGCGTACGGCGACCGCGGCGCCGGCGGCGGCCGGATCGCCCCGGGCGAGACGCTGATCTTCGTCTGCGACCTGGTCTCCGTCTGAGACCGCTGACGGCCGCCGCCGGCGGCCGCTGCTGACGCAGCAGAGGGCCCGTGCCGCGCAGGCACGGGCCCTCGTTCGTTCCCGGCCCCGCCGCGCGGGCCGGGACGGGGCCGCGGCCCGCCCGCCCGGCTTTTGCCCTGACCTCCCCGAGCGGTACGGTCAACGATCGGGAGTTCAACGAGAAAGGGCGTCGATGGCCATTGCCAAGGCCGAGCGGCTGATGAATCTGGCGCTGTGCCTGCTGGGGACGCGACGCCCGCTGACCAAGCGCGAGCTGAGGTCGTCCATCGAGGCCTATATCGAGGCCGGCAACGACGACGCGTTCAACCGCATGTTCGAGCGCGACAAGGACGATCTGCGCGAGCTCGGCCTGGTCATCGAGACCGTCGAGGGCATCGAGGGCGACATCGGCTACCTCGCCCGCCGCGACAGCAACCGGCTGCCCCCGATCACCCTGGACGCCGAGGAGGCCGCGGCCCTCGGGCTCGCCGCCAAGATCTGGCAGCAGGCCCGGCTGGCCGGTGCCGCCAGCGGCGCGCTCCAGAAGCTGCGCGCGGCCGGCATGCCGCTGGCCGACGGTACGGACTACGACGCCGGGCAGCCGCACAGCGCCCTGGAGCCCCGGATCCCGGCCCACGAGGCCGCCTTCGAGCCGCTCATGCTGGCCTGCCGCGACCGCCGTCCGGTCGTCTTCGACTACCGCAAGTCGAACGCCGCCCGCCCCGAGCAGCGGCAGGTCGAACCGTGGATCCTCGAATGCTGGCGGGGACACTGGTACGTCGCCGGCTGGGACCGCGAGCGCGCGGCCGAGCGGGTCTTCCGGCTCTCCCGCATCACCGGCAAGGTCCGCTCCCGCCAAGGGGCGTTCACCGCGCCGGTGCCCGACCACGTCACCGTCCGCGAGACCGTCGAGAGCTGGGCCGGCGAGACCGCGACCGGCACCGCCAGGATCCGGCTCCGCGCCGAGCACGGCTACCCGCTGCGGGCCCGCGCACTCACCGTCCGCGAGCTGGGCGACGGCTGGGACGAGCTGGAGATCCCCAACGGGCACGGCCTCGACGCCTGGCTGGTGGAGTTCGGGCCCGACGTGGTCGTACTGGAACCCGCCGAGCTGCGCGCCGAGGTCATCGACCGGCTGCGCGCCGTGGCCAAGGGCTGAGAGGAACACGAGACCCGTGGCGACGAACGCGATCGACCAGACCCGCCGGATGCTGTCCCTGGTGACCTACCTGCGCGAGCGCCCCGGCGCCCGCGTCGGCGACGTCGCCCGCGCCTTCGGCATCACCGAGGACGAGCTGATCGCCGACCTCGACGTCCTGCCGATGTGCGGGACGAGCTTCCGCGGCGGCGACCTCCTGGACATCGACACCGACGGCGACCGCATCTGGTGGCACAACCCCGACGACGTCGCGGAGCCGCTGCGGCTGGCCGCCGACGAGGCGACCGCCCTGCTGGTCGCGGCCCGCGCGGTGGCCACCCTCCCCGGACTGCGCGAGGGCGACCGGCAGGCGCTGCTGCGGGCCACCGCCAAGCTGGAGGCGGCGGCCGGCGAGGCGGCCGGTGCCAGCGCCCGGCTGTCGGTCACCTTCGAGTCCGAGGGCGGGGTCTTCGCCGACGTGGACCGTGCCATCGCCGAGCGGCGGCGGCTGTGGCTGCGCTACTACTCCCCGGCCCGCGACGAGCTGACCGAGCGCGAGGTCGACCCGATCCGGCTGTTCGCCGTCGGACACACCTATATGGAGGCGTGGTGCCGGCTCTCCGAGGCCCGGCGCACCTTCCGGCTCGACCGGGTCGCCGAGATCAGGCTGCTGGACGCGCCGGCCGACCCGCCGCCGGTCGAGCTGCGCGACCTGTCCGAGGGGCTGGTGCAGCCCGCGGCCGAGGACCCCGAGGTGTCGATCGAGGTCGGGCCCGGCGGCCGCTGGGTCGCCGAGTACTACCCGCACGACAGCGCCGAGGAGCTGCCGGACGGCGGACTGCGGATCACCCTGCGCACCCCGGACCCGGCGTCGCTGCGGCGGCTGGCGCTGCGCCTGGGCCGGGACGGCCGGATCGTGGCGCCGCGCGAGCTGGCCGAGAGCGCCCGGCAGGCCGCCGAGCAGGCGCTCGCGGCGTACGGCGAGTGAGCGCGGTGAGCCGGGCCGGCCGTACGGCGCGGCGCGAAGGACGAGGCGGCGAAGGATGACGATGGCGACCACCGTGCCGGGCCGGACCGCTCCGGTGCTCTTCAAGGCGGCCTGCCCCGACTGCCGGGGCCGCTTCGAACTCGCCTCGGACGCCTTCCGGCTGGCGATCGGCGCCAGCAGCCGCACCACCTTCTACTCCTTCACCTGCCCCGACTGCCGCCGCGCGGTGCGCAAACCGGCCGGCGAGCGGATCGTGGAGCTGCTCACCGGCGGCGGGGTCCGCACGCTGCGGCTGCACACGGGCTGACCGATAGGCTCGCCCCATGCTCTGGCCCATGATCGCAATCGCCCTCGGCTTCGCCGGGATCGCCGTGCTCGGCGTCCTCGCCGTCCGCGTCTTCGCCGAGGTGCGCCGGCTGGCCCGCCAGGTCGAGGCGACGTCGGGGCGGATCCAGCGGGCCGCGGAGGACCTGGAGCGGGCGGCGGTTCCGCTCGCGTCCCGGGTGCACGAGGCCGGCCGGGACTGAAGAGGTAGCCGGGGGCGTCGGCGCTCTGCTGCCGCGCCGGGCGGAGAGGTACCCTGCATCAGCGGTTCAGACAGCACGGCGTCCGCGGCAATCGCCAGTACGCGAGGGGATTGCCCGGCGTTCACCACCGAACGTTACGATCGTGCCAGCACCAGGAAGCCAGCCCGACCCCTATCGGCAGGCACCACAGCAGACGCCGCCCCGGCGAGAAGGTAGTCGCAGATGCTCAGCAACCTGAGGGCCCCCGAGATCATCCTGATCCTCGTCGTGATTGTGCTGCTCTTCGGCGCGAAGAAACTTCCGGACATGGCGCGGTCGCTCGGCAAGTCGGCCCGGATTCTCAAGAGTGAAGCCAAGGCGATGAAGAAGGACGGCGAGCCGGAGGGCGGTGCCGCGACCGGCACCACGTCCGAGGCGCCCGCCGACGCCGCGCAGCAGGCTCCTCGTACGATTCAGGCGGCGCCCGGTGATGTGAGCAGCTCCCGCCCGGTGGCCGAGCCGCACCGCACCAACCAGAGCTGAGCCGACCCGATCCAGCCGCACCGATCCGTTTCGGGAAAGGCTGACGCACGAGACGAGGACGTGGGTTGCCCAAGTCTGCCCGCAAGCAGGAGAAGGACCCCGAGGGGCGGATGCCGCTGGCGGCGCATCTGCGCGAGCTGCGCAACCGGCTGCTGAAGTCGGTGCTGGCGATGGGTGTGATCACCGTCATCGCCATGTGGCAGTACGACGCCATCGCCCACTTCATCACGGGGCCGGTCATCGATTCGGTCGGCTGCGCCAAGGGCAGCACGACCGGGCCGCGCCACCACCCCTGTGCCCAGGTCGTCGCGAACGGTCTGCTCGCACCGTTCACGATCATGCTCAAGCTCTCCCTCACGGCGGGCGTCGTCGGCGCCAGCCCGATCTGGCTCTACCAGCTCTGGGCCTTCCTCGCGCCGGGTCTGCACCGCCACGAGAAGAGGTACGCGCTGAGCTTCGTCGGCGCCGGGGTGCCGCTCTTCCTCGCAGGTGCCTACCTCGCCTACGCGGTGCTGCCCACGACGGCCGGTGCCCTGGTCGGCCTGACCCCGGAGGACTGGGCCAACTTCTTCCCGGCCGACGACTTCTTCGACATCGTCACCCGCATGATCGTGGTCTTCGGTCTCGCCTTCGAGCTTCCGCTGCTGCTGGTGCTGCTCAACTTCGGCGGGGTGCTGACCGGCGGCCGGATCCTGAGCTGGTGGCGGTTCATGGTGCTGGGCATCACGGTCTTCGCGGCCGTCGCCACCCCGACCGGTGACCCGCTGACCATGGGGCTGCTGGCCGCTCCGATCGTGGTGCTGTACTTCGGCGCCGCCGGCATCTGCCTGCTCAACGACCGCCGCCGCAAGCGGGGCAACCCGGACGCGGGACTGAGCGACGACGAGGCCTCGGAACTCGACCTGACGCCTTCCGCGGTCGGTGAGATCGAGTCGGTCTCCTCCGGCCGGATGCTGCCGGAGCAGGCGAGCGGCGACGCGTCCGACGGCGAGACGCGGCGCCGCGGCGGGTACGACGACGTGACGTGACGGCTGATTACCCGATGTGACACGGCGTCCTGGTGGGCGTGGGACGGTCCCTGTGCTCGACGAGCCGGGGGCCGTTCGCCGTGCGGGGCGGGGAGCGCGGGCGCGGTGGTCGCCGCGGGGGCACCGGGCCCCGCCCCGCCCCCGTTCCTGTGGCGGTGCACGGCACCGCCGGTGCCCGTTCGGTAAAGGGCCGCCATAAAGATCGGGTCGTTGTCAGAGGTGGCCGGTAGGCTCGTAAGCACGATGACCGAGGACATGTCCCCTGCTGAGCGCTATGCCGCCGCCAAGCTCCGGGCGGCCGAGCAGGCCACCGCACTCGCCCCTTTCCGAGAGATGTACGACTTCGGACTGGACCCGTTCCAGGTCGAGGCGTGCCAGGCCCTGGAGGCCGGCAAGGGCGTGCTGGTCGCGGCCCCCACCGGATCCGGAAAGACGATCGTCGGCGAATTCGCCGTCCACCTGGCCCTGGAGCAGGGCCGAAAATGCTTCTACACCACGCCCATCAAGGCGCTGTCCAACCAGAAGTACCAGGATCTGGTGAGGCGTTACGGCGCCGAGAAGGTCGGTCTGCTGACCGGCGACAACAGCGTCAACTCCGAGGCTCCGGTGGTCGTGATGACCACCGAGGTGCTGCGGAACATGCTCTACGCCGGCTCCCGGTCGCTGATCGGCCTCGGCTATGTGGTCATGGACGAGGTGCACTACCTCTCCGACCGCTTCCGCGGCGCCGTCTGGGAAGAGGTGATCATCCATCTCCCCGAGTCGGTGACCCTGGTGTCCCTGTCGGCGACGGTCTCCAACGCCGAGGAGTTCGGCGACTGGCTCGACACGGTCCGTGGTGACACGGCCGTGATCGTCTCCGAGCACCGCCCGGTGCCGCTGTGGCAGCACGTCCTCGCGGGCCGCCGGATATACGACCTCTTCGAGGAGCGGGACGGGCAGAGCGGCGGCCGCCGCGAGGTCAACCCCGATCTGGAGCGGCTGGCGCGGATGGAGAACAGCCGGCCGACATTCGGCCGGGACAAGCGCCGGGGCCGCAACCTGCGCGAGGCGGACCGCGAGCGGGAGCGGCGCCAGCGCGCCCGGATCTGGACCCCGAGCCGTCCCGAGGTCATCGACCGCCTCGACAACGAGGGCCTGCTGCCCGCGATCACCTTCATCTTCAGCCGCGCCGCCTGCGAGGCCGCCGTCCAGCAGTGCCTGTACTCGGGCCTGCGGCTCAACGACCAGGAGGGCCGCGAGGAGGTCCGCCGCATAGTGGAGGCGCGGACGGCCGGCATCCCGGACGACGACCTCCATGTGCTCGGCTACTTCGAGTGGCTGGAGGGCCTGGAGCGGGGCATCGCGGCGCACCACGCCGGCATGCTGCCGACGTTCAAGGAGGTCGTCGAGGAACTCTTCGTCAAGGGCCTCGTCAAGGCGGTCTTCGCCACCGAGACCCTGGCGCTGGGCATCAACATGCCCGCGCGGTCCGTGGTGTTGGAGAAGCTGGTGAAGTGGAACGGCGAGCAGCACGCCGACATCACGCCCGGCGAGTACACCCAGCTGACCGGCCGCGCCGGGCGCCGCGGGATCGACATCGAGGGCCATGCGGTGGTCCTGTGGCAGCGGGGGATGAACCCGGGCGCGCTGGCCGGTCTCGCGGGGACGCGTACCTATCCGCTGCGGTCCTCCTTCAAGCCGTCGTACAACATGGCGGTCAACCTCGTCTCGCAGTTCGGCAGGCACCGTTCGCGGGAGCTGCTGGAGATGTCCTTCGCGCAGTTCCAGGCCGATAAGTCGGTGGTCGGGATCTCGCGGCAGGTGCAGAAGAACGAGGAGGGGCTGGAGGGCTACCGCGGCTCGATGACCTGTCACCTCGGCGACTTCGAGGAGTACTCCCGGCTGCGGCGGGAGTTGAAGGAGCGGGAGACGGAGCTGGCCCGGCAGGGGGCGACCCAGCGGCGGGTGGCGGCAGCGGCGGCGCTGGAGAAGCTGAAGCCCGGCGACGTCATCCATGTGCCGACGGGCAAGTACGCCGGTCTCGCGCTGGTCCTCGACCCCGGTATGCCCTCGGGGCGGACCAACGGTCATCGCGGCTTCGAGGCGCAGGACGGCCCGCGGCCGCTGGTGCTGACCGCCGAGCGGCAGGTCAAGCGGCTGGCGTCGATCGACTTCCCGGTGCCGGTCGAGGCGCTGGACCGGATGCGGATCCCCAAGTCCTTCAACGCCCGCAGCCCGCAGTCGCGCCGCGACCTGGCCTCCGCGCTGCGCACGAAGGCCGGCCACCGGGTGCCGTCGCGGCACCGCAAGCCGCGCTCGGCGGCGGCCGACGACCGCGAGATCGCCCGGCTGCGCGCGGAGATCCGGGCGCACCCCTGCCACGGCTGCGCCGAGCGCGAGGA comes from the Streptomyces angustmyceticus genome and includes:
- a CDS encoding helix-turn-helix transcriptional regulator, with amino-acid sequence MAIAKAERLMNLALCLLGTRRPLTKRELRSSIEAYIEAGNDDAFNRMFERDKDDLRELGLVIETVEGIEGDIGYLARRDSNRLPPITLDAEEAAALGLAAKIWQQARLAGAASGALQKLRAAGMPLADGTDYDAGQPHSALEPRIPAHEAAFEPLMLACRDRRPVVFDYRKSNAARPEQRQVEPWILECWRGHWYVAGWDRERAAERVFRLSRITGKVRSRQGAFTAPVPDHVTVRETVESWAGETATGTARIRLRAEHGYPLRARALTVRELGDGWDELEIPNGHGLDAWLVEFGPDVVVLEPAELRAEVIDRLRAVAKG
- a CDS encoding MFS transporter, with the protein product MAAGYAELLRTRHAARLLVGTLVGRLPNATAALAVVLFVRAQGGSYALAGALSAVYGVCNALGQPLLGRAVDLYGQPRVMLPASVLSALGMALLAGVGLDVLWLAYAAMVIAGFFTPPLEGGLRALWPGVLQRADRVHAAYALDAVAQEVMFAVGPLLVTLCVAAWSEGVALLVINLLGVLGALSVVVSEPSRRWRSGPREAHWLGALRSAGMLVLIGAFLFVGLALGSIAVAAVAYADEHGGGMVSSLLLSALGVGALIGGLGYGAREWPGRPESRLRLLVTLLALGYLPLVLVPGVAGMTVLTGVAGVFLAPVLACAFVVVDRHAPRGTVTEAFSWLVTTFGVGSAVGASVVGPAVEGGGAVAGFAVAGAGGLAALLVLLSTKRFLGDPVSRPEGAAPAENDRNGTVEPGFRAGRQA
- a CDS encoding FKBP-type peptidyl-prolyl cis-trans isomerase, with product MSIDKPEIDFPEGPAPTELEIVDLTEGDGPVAKAGDTVSVHYVGVSFSTGEEFDASWNRGKPLQFQLGAGQVIAGWDQGVQGMKVGGRRRLTIPAHLAYGDRGAGGGRIAPGETLIFVCDLVSV
- a CDS encoding DEAD/DEAH box helicase, translated to MTEDMSPAERYAAAKLRAAEQATALAPFREMYDFGLDPFQVEACQALEAGKGVLVAAPTGSGKTIVGEFAVHLALEQGRKCFYTTPIKALSNQKYQDLVRRYGAEKVGLLTGDNSVNSEAPVVVMTTEVLRNMLYAGSRSLIGLGYVVMDEVHYLSDRFRGAVWEEVIIHLPESVTLVSLSATVSNAEEFGDWLDTVRGDTAVIVSEHRPVPLWQHVLAGRRIYDLFEERDGQSGGRREVNPDLERLARMENSRPTFGRDKRRGRNLREADRERERRQRARIWTPSRPEVIDRLDNEGLLPAITFIFSRAACEAAVQQCLYSGLRLNDQEGREEVRRIVEARTAGIPDDDLHVLGYFEWLEGLERGIAAHHAGMLPTFKEVVEELFVKGLVKAVFATETLALGINMPARSVVLEKLVKWNGEQHADITPGEYTQLTGRAGRRGIDIEGHAVVLWQRGMNPGALAGLAGTRTYPLRSSFKPSYNMAVNLVSQFGRHRSRELLEMSFAQFQADKSVVGISRQVQKNEEGLEGYRGSMTCHLGDFEEYSRLRRELKERETELARQGATQRRVAAAAALEKLKPGDVIHVPTGKYAGLALVLDPGMPSGRTNGHRGFEAQDGPRPLVLTAERQVKRLASIDFPVPVEALDRMRIPKSFNARSPQSRRDLASALRTKAGHRVPSRHRKPRSAAADDREIARLRAEIRAHPCHGCAEREDHARWAERYHRLLRDTRQLERRIEGRTNTIARTFDRICALLTQLDYLEGDTVTDEGRRLARLYGELDLLASECLREGVWEGLGPAELAACASALVYEARQADDAVAPKLPAGKARDALGEMVRIWGRLDALEEDHKINQAEGVGQREPDLGFAWAAYRWASGFGLDEVLREAEMPAGDFVRWCKQLIDVLGQIAAAAPPGGTVARTARKAMDGVLRGVVAYSSVG
- the tatC gene encoding twin-arginine translocase subunit TatC produces the protein MPKSARKQEKDPEGRMPLAAHLRELRNRLLKSVLAMGVITVIAMWQYDAIAHFITGPVIDSVGCAKGSTTGPRHHPCAQVVANGLLAPFTIMLKLSLTAGVVGASPIWLYQLWAFLAPGLHRHEKRYALSFVGAGVPLFLAGAYLAYAVLPTTAGALVGLTPEDWANFFPADDFFDIVTRMIVVFGLAFELPLLLVLLNFGGVLTGGRILSWWRFMVLGITVFAAVATPTGDPLTMGLLAAPIVVLYFGAAGICLLNDRRRKRGNPDAGLSDDEASELDLTPSAVGEIESVSSGRMLPEQASGDASDGETRRRGGYDDVT
- the pafA gene encoding Pup--protein ligase — protein: MDRRIFGLENEYGVTCTFRGQRRLSPDEVARYLFRRVVSWGRSSNVFLRNGARLYLDVGSHPEYATPECDNVTELVTHDKSGERILEGLLVDAERRLHEEGIAGDVYLFKNNTDSAGNSYGCHENYLVARHGEFSRLADILIPFLVTRQLLCGAGKVLQTPRGAVYCVSQRAEHIWEGVSSATTRSRPIINTRDEPHADAERYRRLHVIVGDSNMSETTMMLKVGATDLVLRMIEAGTVMRDLTLENPIRAIREVSHDITGQRKVRLASGREASALEVQQEYYEKAVDFVDRRGIRTGTVERVLELWGRTLEAIRDEQLDRISTEIDWVMKHQLIERYRTKNNITMSHPRVAQIDLAYHDIHRRRGLYYLLERKGQAARICNDLKIFEGKSVPPQTTRARLRGDFIRRAQEQRRDFTVDWVHLKLNDQAQRTVLCKDPFRSVDDRVEKLIAGM
- the tatA gene encoding Sec-independent protein translocase subunit TatA, with amino-acid sequence MLSNLRAPEIILILVVIVLLFGAKKLPDMARSLGKSARILKSEAKAMKKDGEPEGGAATGTTSEAPADAAQQAPRTIQAAPGDVSSSRPVAEPHRTNQS
- a CDS encoding helix-turn-helix transcriptional regulator, translated to MATNAIDQTRRMLSLVTYLRERPGARVGDVARAFGITEDELIADLDVLPMCGTSFRGGDLLDIDTDGDRIWWHNPDDVAEPLRLAADEATALLVAARAVATLPGLREGDRQALLRATAKLEAAAGEAAGASARLSVTFESEGGVFADVDRAIAERRRLWLRYYSPARDELTEREVDPIRLFAVGHTYMEAWCRLSEARRTFRLDRVAEIRLLDAPADPPPVELRDLSEGLVQPAAEDPEVSIEVGPGGRWVAEYYPHDSAEELPDGGLRITLRTPDPASLRRLALRLGRDGRIVAPRELAESARQAAEQALAAYGE
- a CDS encoding FKBP-type peptidyl-prolyl cis-trans isomerase produces the protein MNLTKNTRRAAAAALAVPVLLFTAACGSDNGEGASGDAVVKVEGKTGAQPKITVPKGAKPSDKAVTKTLVEGKGATVKKGDVVRLDFSAKSMKGQNLGSSWTPQPGAKPGGPRTQVVGEVSDQPTQQMLPPKVMSAVTGQKVGSRFEVEGTAKALIGAGLNPQSGIKPQDGLVWVVDVVGAKKVDKKAQAQGEQASPESGMPEVKAADEKAAKITIPKGEKAPKDLKEQVLIHGKGPEVKAGQGLIAQYTGVKWEDGKKFDSSWDHGGATAFQIGTGSVVQGWDKALVGKRVGDRVEIVIPPKLAYGNNPQSGLDKNTLVFVVDIVGTV